One part of the Dyadobacter sp. 676 genome encodes these proteins:
- a CDS encoding T9SS type A sorting domain-containing protein encodes MVSQTSYNNKNGTDTEVIEGQGMVINNVPNVFQGPLTDLIQIPRIDNPSNPILGVHFAQDGLTQLADAWYDRLNDDFFNRSNPYPGMTPLSVVASCAGNGNVTLTVENQGLHDFNWSSGGNSNNVQVGNGIYRVTARDDRNNLIWSPEIRVSQQIQPDQPTIRIDGSNPVCLGNTATLVSSSGENATWNTGATGDRLPVTAGGDYFVKVKNIYGCEATSEKVTMKVVTSPLPATPKITASGALTFCQGGEVTLTSDSKVKSVWSNGVTNASITAVSSGDFRVRALDDEGCYSPESEAVTVKVNPLPAKPQISLSGETIFCEGGNVTMTSSYDSGNIWSTSATTKTISVTTTGTFSLTQRDANGCESKSDEVAVKVNPLPATPTITALRPTTFCDRDYTRLRSSEAYSYQWSNGSTEREIEIRTSGNFTISAKDANGCVSPVSPVVQVVSNPLPPTPVITADGPTTFCADLSVNLTSTNAAGFLWSNGASTQTLKVTVAGTYSVQTINEFQCYSDPSNQISTQTLALPPSPTVTARAATTFCDGDTIYLKASNGNEFFWNNGLEGDSIGVFKTGNYAARIMDDQGCYSPYSAAVSIDVKPSPTAPIIRKVGVYTLLAENNLNSGDHVWKYNDVELTENSAILKAVRAGNYVVNNTIVYSPTLTCASEFSEPFTFYPDTENPGFVAYPNPNTTERVAVETLADVVNADVQIIDSRGVVHRTFRVAKFDSRQYFNLTGLSSGIYIIRITSASLNASQKLVIVR; translated from the coding sequence ATGGTATCCCAAACATCCTACAATAACAAAAATGGAACAGACACCGAAGTTATTGAAGGGCAAGGCATGGTTATCAACAATGTACCCAATGTATTTCAAGGGCCTCTCACGGATTTGATACAAATTCCACGTATAGACAATCCCTCTAATCCTATCCTGGGAGTTCATTTCGCGCAGGACGGCCTCACCCAGCTTGCGGATGCATGGTATGACCGCCTCAACGACGACTTTTTCAACCGCTCGAACCCATACCCGGGAATGACGCCGTTAAGCGTCGTCGCTTCCTGTGCAGGCAACGGCAATGTGACATTGACAGTCGAGAATCAAGGATTACATGATTTCAACTGGAGCAGCGGGGGCAACTCCAATAACGTACAAGTAGGCAATGGCATTTATCGGGTTACAGCCCGTGACGACCGCAACAACCTGATCTGGTCGCCTGAAATTCGCGTGTCGCAGCAGATCCAGCCGGACCAACCGACTATTAGAATCGACGGAAGTAACCCTGTCTGCTTAGGGAACACCGCTACATTGGTTTCAAGCTCCGGCGAAAATGCAACCTGGAACACCGGTGCGACCGGAGACCGCCTGCCCGTCACGGCAGGAGGAGATTATTTTGTAAAGGTGAAAAACATTTACGGCTGCGAAGCCACATCCGAAAAGGTGACCATGAAGGTGGTAACATCGCCGCTGCCAGCTACACCGAAAATTACTGCTTCCGGCGCACTTACTTTCTGCCAGGGTGGCGAAGTAACGCTCACCTCCGATTCGAAAGTTAAAAGCGTTTGGTCGAACGGCGTGACAAATGCAAGCATTACTGCGGTCTCTTCCGGCGATTTCAGGGTACGCGCTCTCGACGACGAGGGCTGCTATTCCCCTGAGTCGGAAGCGGTAACAGTCAAAGTCAATCCGCTTCCTGCGAAACCACAAATTTCGCTGAGCGGCGAAACGATATTCTGTGAAGGCGGGAATGTCACCATGACTTCCAGTTATGATAGCGGCAACATCTGGAGCACGTCCGCGACCACCAAAACGATTTCGGTCACTACAACGGGAACGTTTTCGCTTACGCAGCGCGACGCCAATGGCTGCGAGTCGAAATCCGATGAAGTGGCTGTCAAGGTAAACCCGCTACCTGCTACTCCCACAATCACTGCATTGCGACCAACCACGTTCTGCGACCGCGACTATACCCGTTTGCGCAGTAGCGAAGCCTATTCGTATCAGTGGAGCAATGGTTCGACCGAGCGCGAGATTGAGATAAGGACTTCCGGCAATTTTACTATTTCCGCCAAAGACGCAAATGGCTGCGTTTCTCCGGTTTCGCCTGTCGTACAGGTTGTGTCGAACCCGCTTCCTCCTACTCCGGTTATCACCGCCGACGGTCCAACTACTTTCTGTGCAGACCTAAGCGTAAACCTCACTTCAACCAATGCGGCCGGCTTTTTGTGGAGCAACGGTGCATCGACACAAACATTGAAAGTGACCGTTGCCGGCACCTATTCCGTGCAAACGATCAATGAATTTCAATGTTATTCCGACCCCAGCAATCAGATATCCACACAGACGCTCGCATTACCGCCTTCGCCAACCGTTACGGCCCGTGCTGCGACGACTTTCTGCGACGGTGATACGATTTACCTGAAAGCATCCAACGGCAACGAATTCTTTTGGAACAACGGGCTGGAAGGTGACAGCATCGGAGTATTCAAAACCGGTAATTATGCGGCCCGGATTATGGACGATCAGGGGTGTTACTCACCATATTCAGCGGCCGTTTCCATTGATGTTAAACCTTCTCCTACGGCCCCAATAATCAGGAAAGTGGGCGTTTACACTCTTTTGGCCGAAAATAACCTGAATTCAGGTGATCACGTCTGGAAATATAACGATGTTGAACTAACCGAAAACAGTGCGATATTGAAAGCTGTCCGGGCAGGTAATTATGTTGTCAATAATACCATCGTTTACAGTCCTACACTCACCTGTGCGTCTGAATTTTCGGAGCCGTTCACCTTTTACCCGGATACAGAAAATCCCGGTTTCGTAGCGTACCCCAACCCCAATACAACTGAACGGGTCGCGGTCGAGACATTAGCCGATGTCGTGAACGCCGACGTGCAAATCATCGACAGCCGCGGAGTTGTACACAGGACGTTCAGAGTCGCGAAATTCGACAGCCGGCAATACTTCAATCTGACAGGCCTTTCCAGCGGGATATACATTATCCGTATCACTTCCGCGTCGCTCAATGCGTCGCAAAAGCTGGTAATTGTACGTTAG